From Seriola aureovittata isolate HTS-2021-v1 ecotype China chromosome 20, ASM2101889v1, whole genome shotgun sequence, a single genomic window includes:
- the cd226 gene encoding CD226 antigen isoform X2, translating into MEAVQKDHWYFVVLIFLPFLKVAVQQKEAVTVRLEEGMVLDCLCPWDGNLSMVSWTKVPDKYPIAVFHPEYGVAFSHHYRRRVEFLRTTPMDGSISMMNVTHQDIGLYHCSVQTFPQGPWTRNIQVEDLDEPPEEEEDITEAPSPLTPEVTVADVELEAEQNSNLTISCNHKHNGTIHQVILERMPHSQPWGIIGVCKKVEMGLVSEDYSDRGTVSCADSLDVSLHLTGVVLDDGGFYRCTFSTDVGVQTTTVLLSVAIPGGFSLSVYMMFIYIGAGAAVLVLFIVIIIVALKQRKKNRREEYRVKLHPSQRQKWRQWQRQ; encoded by the exons ATGGAAGCTGTACAAAAGGACCACTGGTACTTTGTGGTACTcatctttctcccttttcttaAAG TTGCTGTCCAGCAGAAAGAGGCTGTTACAGTTCGACTGGAGGAAGGGATGGTTCTTGACTGTTTGTGTCCCTGGGATGGCAACCTCAGCATGGTGTCCTGGACTAAAGTGCCAGACAAGTATCCAATTGCTGTTTTCCATCCAGAGTACGGGGTGGCCTTCTCTCACCATTACAGGAGGAGAGTAGAGTTCCTGAGGACCACACCTATGGATGGAAGTATTTCCATGATGAACGTCACTCATCAGGATATTGGGCTGTATCACTGCTCTGTTCAGACCTTCCCTCAAGGACCCTGGACCAGGAACATTCAGGTGGAGGATTTAG atGAGCCCcccgaagaagaagaagatatcACAGAGGCGCCCAGCCCGCTCACCCCGGAGGTGACTGTAGCAGACGTAGAGTTGGAGGCAGAGCAAAACAGCAACCTGACCATCAGCTGTAACCACAAGCACAACGGTACCATTCACCAGGTCATTTTGGAGAGGATGCCGCACAGCCAACCCTGGGGCATCATCGGTGTGTGTAAGAAGGTGGAAATGGGCCTGGTGAGCGAGGACTACAGCGACAGGGGAACGGTCAGCTGTGCCGACAGCCTGGATGTCAGCCTGcacctgacaggtgtggtgCTGGACGATGGAGGTTTCTACCGCTGTACCTTCAGCACAGATGTTGGGGTGCAGACCACCACTGTGCTGCTCTCAGTGGCAATTCCAG GTGGATTCAGCCTATCTGTGTAcatgatgtttatttacatcggggctggagctgctgtgcTTGTTCTattcatcgtcatcatcatagTAGCATTAAAGCAAAG